A window from Chitinophagales bacterium encodes these proteins:
- the dnaJ gene encoding molecular chaperone DnaJ encodes MAKRDYYEVLGVGRSASADEIKKSYRKIAMQYHPDRNPGDAAAEEKFKEAAEAYDVLSDSEKKARYDRFGHAGMGGASGGGGGFGGMNMDDIFSNFGDIFGDEGFGSFFGGGRQSGPRRGTRGANLRVKLKLNYSEIANGANKKIKVKKYVGCNTCHGSGAKDSASVQTCSTCGGSGQVRKVTSTFLGQMQTVATCPSCNGEGTQIKAKCTACKGEGRVYGEDTISIDIPAGVYDGMQLSMSGAGNAGERGGAKGDLLILIEEEKHPHLKRNELDVIYHLHLSFPDVVNGTQVEVPTIDGKAKIKIPAGTQGGKIFRLKGKGFPAFQSYEKGDQLVEVNVWTPQNLTPEEKALIDKLSSSPNLQPGEEAVKEREERSFFDKIKNAFGG; translated from the coding sequence ATGGCAAAAAGAGATTATTACGAAGTACTGGGAGTAGGCAGGAGTGCAAGTGCAGATGAGATAAAAAAATCGTACCGCAAAATAGCGATGCAGTATCACCCCGATCGTAACCCCGGCGATGCTGCTGCTGAGGAGAAGTTCAAGGAAGCGGCAGAGGCCTATGACGTACTGAGCGATAGCGAGAAGAAAGCCCGTTACGACAGGTTCGGCCATGCCGGTATGGGCGGCGCTTCCGGTGGCGGTGGCGGCTTCGGCGGTATGAATATGGATGACATATTCTCCAACTTCGGTGATATTTTCGGCGATGAAGGCTTTGGCTCTTTCTTCGGAGGTGGCCGCCAGTCTGGCCCGCGCAGGGGTACCCGTGGTGCCAACCTGAGGGTAAAATTGAAGCTTAACTATTCAGAAATTGCCAATGGTGCCAATAAAAAGATAAAGGTCAAAAAATATGTAGGCTGTAATACCTGTCACGGCAGTGGTGCAAAAGATTCTGCTTCGGTACAGACATGTAGCACCTGCGGCGGTAGCGGCCAGGTACGCAAGGTCACAAGCACCTTCCTGGGACAGATGCAGACGGTAGCCACTTGCCCCTCGTGTAACGGTGAGGGTACACAGATAAAAGCTAAATGTACTGCTTGTAAAGGTGAAGGCAGGGTATATGGCGAAGACACGATATCAATAGATATACCTGCTGGTGTATATGATGGTATGCAACTGAGCATGAGCGGCGCAGGTAATGCGGGAGAGCGCGGTGGTGCCAAAGGCGACCTGCTGATACTGATAGAAGAAGAAAAACATCCGCACCTGAAACGCAACGAACTGGATGTGATATATCACTTACACCTTTCCTTTCCCGATGTAGTGAACGGTACGCAGGTTGAGGTACCTACCATAGATGGCAAGGCCAAGATAAAGATACCTGCGGGTACGCAGGGCGGTAAGATATTCAGGCTGAAAGGCAAGGGCTTCCCGGCTTTCCAGTCATACGAAAAAGGCGACCAACTGGTAGAAGTAAATGTCTGGACGCCACAAAACCTGACACCTGAAGAGAAAGCGTTGATAGATAAGTTGTCCTCATCTCCTAATCTTCAGCCCGGCGAAGAGGCAGTGAAGGAAAGGGAAGAACGCAGCTTTTTCGATAAAATAAAGAACGCCTTCGGTGGGTAG
- a CDS encoding IS1595 family transposase, with amino-acid sequence MTNFKNLQTLLDFFKDEETCKAWYAQQRWGGTPACPHCGSIKVYTTNRGYKCGEKECNKKFSVTVGTIFENSKIGLRTWFAAMFLCTTSKKGVSSVQLSETLGITQKSAWFVLHRIREMLKDNSTDQLTGEVEIDETYIGGKERNKHKSKRNKKGATGMVGKTPMVGLLQRNGNMVLRPILTGYATGASIKPIVRSIVSKEAVIITDGHGAYKDLNKEFKGHEIVNHDKDEYVRGNWHTNSIEGFWSILKRGIYGIYHSVSVKHLDNYCSEFGYRYNTRQLTSVERFESAVLKVSGTRLRYSELIGK; translated from the coding sequence ATGACCAACTTCAAAAATTTACAAACATTACTCGATTTCTTTAAGGATGAAGAAACATGCAAAGCATGGTACGCACAACAGCGTTGGGGTGGTACACCTGCATGTCCTCATTGTGGTAGTATCAAAGTGTACACTACTAACAGGGGTTATAAGTGTGGTGAAAAAGAGTGTAACAAAAAGTTCTCTGTAACAGTAGGTACAATCTTTGAAAATTCTAAAATCGGTCTTAGAACATGGTTTGCGGCTATGTTCTTATGTACTACCTCAAAGAAAGGTGTTAGTTCTGTACAATTATCTGAAACATTAGGTATCACTCAAAAATCAGCATGGTTTGTTTTACACCGTATTCGTGAAATGTTAAAGGACAATAGCACCGACCAATTGACTGGTGAGGTTGAGATTGATGAAACGTACATAGGAGGCAAGGAGCGCAACAAACATAAATCTAAGCGTAATAAAAAGGGCGCTACTGGTATGGTAGGTAAAACTCCTATGGTAGGTCTTTTGCAACGTAACGGTAATATGGTATTACGCCCAATACTTACAGGATATGCAACAGGTGCATCTATTAAGCCTATTGTACGTTCAATAGTGAGTAAAGAGGCCGTAATCATAACAGATGGTCACGGTGCATATAAAGACCTGAATAAGGAGTTTAAGGGTCACGAGATAGTTAACCATGACAAAGACGAGTATGTACGTGGCAACTGGCACACAAACTCAATAGAGGGCTTTTGGTCAATCTTAAAGCGTGGCATCTATGGTATATATCATAGCGTGTCTGTAAAGCACTTAGATAACTATTGCAGTGAGTTTGGATATAGGTATAACACCCGCCAACTAACAAGCGTAGAACGCTTTGAAAGTGCTGTATTAAAGGTTTCAGGTACAAGATTGAGATATAGCGAATTAATTGGGAAATAA
- a CDS encoding nucleotide exchange factor GrpE: MSDKAAEQEDILNEGAEGVNPEEMEGADSEEFTGEEVAGEVDETEKMRAELEELKDKNLRLVAEFDNFRKRTARERLDTIATAGKDIVQSLLDVVDDSNRAMKQMETDNDPEQIKEGARLVFNKLQHVLQQKGLKVMDCIGKDFDADLHEAITEIPAPTEEMKGKIIDVVQQGYYLNDKLIRHAKVVVGA, from the coding sequence ATGAGCGATAAAGCTGCAGAACAAGAAGATATACTGAACGAAGGTGCTGAAGGTGTGAACCCTGAAGAAATGGAAGGTGCTGATAGTGAAGAGTTTACAGGCGAAGAAGTGGCTGGCGAAGTAGATGAAACGGAAAAGATGCGTGCAGAACTGGAAGAACTGAAAGATAAGAACCTGAGACTGGTAGCCGAGTTTGACAACTTCAGAAAACGCACCGCCCGCGAGCGCCTGGATACCATTGCAACGGCAGGAAAAGACATCGTGCAAAGCCTGCTGGACGTGGTAGACGACAGCAACAGGGCCATGAAGCAAATGGAAACGGATAATGATCCCGAGCAGATAAAAGAAGGTGCCAGGTTGGTTTTCAATAAGTTACAGCATGTTTTGCAGCAAAAAGGCCTCAAAGTAATGGACTGCATAGGTAAAGATTTTGATGCAGATCTGCACGAGGCAATAACAGAAATACCCGCCCCAACCGAAGAGATGAAAGGCAAGATCATCGACGTGGTACAACAGGGTTATTACCTGAATGATAAGCTCATCCGTCACGCCAAAGTTGTGGTTGGTGCTTAA
- a CDS encoding T9SS type A sorting domain-containing protein produces MNYKVTLTMLLCLTVAANAAFGQSQKLIAKTHATYRTNGSYTEDSTQYFHSGNKTVSIGKYKIPEFEDMADSIYVFKYNTTSKTLEIDSKTLCYYTGTDFDSSITYVPNGSLGWKYSLRTKIKYSGGKPDTVTYETYSSGGGGGGGAGWRNSSRIIYTWSSNNVATRLRQTYSFGGGGGGGAGWKNNRMWTYTYSGNNETSYIDQKWSSSGGGSWTDSFKRETTYAAGKISEVNTFKSSGSAWTPDTKNVYSRDGNSRLIQIKQDIYTGSAWEANRVDTNIYLANNTTAFPDTAVAFAFLFGNINNIGKWYYSYLSKTDGRYTNETSLSWDGTTAWRQTDGQDSINYWYYGWNLSVDEVSSKTDMVEIYPSPASNTINIKLDGIKDEQVHFVILDMQGKLMKNWIGKTQPVTTMSIDELPAGNYVLHIQGDTQVANKRFVVTK; encoded by the coding sequence ATGAATTATAAAGTTACTTTAACAATGCTCTTGTGCCTGACGGTTGCAGCCAATGCTGCTTTCGGTCAGAGTCAGAAGTTGATTGCAAAAACACACGCTACATATCGAACAAATGGTAGCTACACAGAAGACAGTACACAGTATTTCCACTCCGGTAACAAGACCGTCTCTATCGGGAAATACAAAATACCCGAATTTGAGGACATGGCGGATTCGATATATGTATTCAAATACAACACAACCAGCAAAACGCTTGAGATAGATTCCAAGACCCTATGTTATTATACTGGTACAGATTTCGATTCCAGTATCACATATGTACCCAATGGTAGCCTGGGCTGGAAATACAGCTTAAGAACAAAAATAAAATATTCAGGTGGTAAGCCTGATACTGTTACGTACGAAACATACAGTTCCGGCGGCGGTGGCGGTGGTGGTGCCGGTTGGAGAAACAGTAGCCGTATCATTTACACCTGGTCAAGTAATAACGTAGCAACACGCCTGAGGCAGACATATAGCTTTGGTGGTGGCGGTGGTGGCGGCGCCGGCTGGAAAAACAACCGTATGTGGACGTATACTTATTCCGGTAACAATGAAACATCATATATCGATCAAAAATGGAGCAGCAGTGGTGGTGGTTCATGGACAGATTCTTTCAAAAGAGAGACCACGTATGCAGCAGGTAAGATATCTGAAGTTAATACTTTCAAATCTTCAGGTAGTGCATGGACTCCTGATACCAAAAACGTATACAGCCGCGACGGTAATTCACGCCTGATACAGATCAAGCAAGATATATATACAGGTAGTGCATGGGAAGCTAACCGCGTAGATACAAATATCTACCTGGCTAACAATACTACAGCTTTCCCTGATACAGCAGTAGCTTTCGCATTCCTGTTCGGTAATATCAACAACATTGGTAAGTGGTACTACAGCTACCTGAGCAAAACTGACGGCAGGTATACAAACGAGACTTCTTTGTCTTGGGATGGTACAACCGCATGGAGGCAAACAGATGGCCAGGACAGTATCAATTATTGGTATTATGGCTGGAACCTGTCTGTTGATGAGGTAAGTTCAAAAACTGATATGGTTGAGATTTATCCTTCTCCGGCATCTAATACTATCAACATTAAGTTAGACGGTATTAAAGACGAGCAAGTTCATTTTGTTATACTGGATATGCAGGGTAAACTGATGAAAAACTGGATAGGCAAAACACAACCTGTAACTACAATGTCTATTGACGAATTACCGGCAGGTAACTATGTATTACATATACAAGGTGATACGCAAGTTGCCAACAAGCGTTTTGTAGTAACTAAATAG